The Ziziphus jujuba cultivar Dongzao chromosome 1, ASM3175591v1 genome segment TAATGGAAATGGGCCGGGCAGTAGCAGTGACTGAACTCTGAATGGCAGGCAGAGGTTGCGGCCGCCATAGCCAAGCTCTTGCATGTTTGCAGTAATTGTGTATTGGGTTTTTTTCTCTTGTATACCACAACTTCTTCCTTCTTACTTATCATGCAGCAGCAGCAGCCACTGCTTGAGCTGGGtttgtctttgaatttctcTCTGTCTGATCGattcttcttatttattttttcctagaAATTATGTTTTGCCGTTTgggtttttcaaatatttgtatttttaatatttataaacatgtgtgtgtgtatatatatatatatgtattgggtCCCGAGGTCCTGTTTGGTCGGTGGGAAAGCGAGGGAAgagaattaaacaaaataaaataaaatgaaatgaaaaattgaAGGTGGGTTAGAAAGATTTGGAATGTTTGGTATATATCATGTAAAACAGGACTTGAGGTTACAGAAGCTAATAATGAACTCTTATATAACCAAGACttggattttatttgtttgttttcatcTAGGTTTTTGGAACCCTGAGACTGGTGGATGGGAAACTGGAGCTAAGAGTGACATTTGCTATTGCTTTGTTATTTGCTTAGATTCAGTTAGGCTTTTAGCCTGTTAGAAGGTGGACTTGTGAAACCAGGGAAGAAATTGGCCATCAAGCGTATAGTGAAAATGTTTACCGCAGAGAGATCCAAAAGAGGGTTACTGGGAATCTCTTGAACAGACATCAAACCGTTTGCTTCAAGAAATGGAAGTGCAGAAAACTTGTCTTTCGAGGAAATTTCAGTTAATAGCGTGATAAATTCTAGTAGAGTTACTGGTAGGCCACATAGCCAAGCAATTAGGAAAACGATAAAGGGATGATGACAAAGTGCTTGTTCTAAATTATTGTGTGGCTGCTATATGGACATTTGGATTGCTATTCTCCTCACTTGTTCTAACCATTATTTGTGAATGTTGATCGTGAGATTTCCCACCTcttctgttcatttttttttgcttttaactGAAGATATGGCCTTAAAAAGAGCAAAACGTTGGAATAGAGGTTTTTTGTTTGCAAAGTGGATTGGCTGAGTATAGATATGCTGCAAAATTAGTCGTTTGAACCAGAACATTCTGGTCCTCAGGGAATTTCTAGCTATTATATTGTTTTGCTGCTCGTTAGTCATTACTGCGTAATCTTTTGGGTAGGATCCAATCTTTCATTgtagtttaatatttttgaacaaAAACACAGATTATAGATTCTGCTagagtaaatatataaatagatgatTTTATGGGTTTTGATGGGTTTATCTCATGCTTTTTAGTTTCTATCAGGTGAAGGAATGGATGAGCTATGTCCATTGCCTTCTGTTTCGCTCTGGTCTCAGATCTCCAAATTTCAGACAGCAGCCTGGGAAGAATTCAAGAGAAAACCGATCTCATATTGGATTCTTCTGCTTCTGAGCAGCAGTGCGATGCTTGTGGCCTTCCCTGCTTCATCCATTCTTTCCCGTGTCTATTACAACGATGGTGGCACCAGTAAGTGGATCATTTCATGGGTTGCAGTTGCTGGCTGGCCTCTAACTGCTCTTATCTTATTTCCTACATGTTTCATCTGCAAAACCTTTCCTACCCCTCTGAATTTACAGCTCACTCTTGCATACATCATGCTCGGATTCTTAAGTGCTGCTGATAACCTTATGTATGCATATGCGTATGCCTATCTTCCAGCATCTACTGCTGCTCTTCTGGCATCATCTTCACTGATATTTTCTGCACTATTTGGATATCTTATTGTGAAAAATAAGATTACCATGTCAATAGTTAATGCTATTGTGGTCATCACATTTGCTGTGGTCATCATAGCCTTGGACTCCAGTTCAGACAGATATGGAAATGTCACTGATAGCCAATATATCATGGGCTTTGTATGGGACATTCTGGGATCTGCTCTTCATGGTCTGATTTTTGCTCTTTCAGAGCTTGTTTTTGTAAAATTACTCGGTAGAAGATCCTTCCATGTTGTGTTGGAGCAACAGGTTATGGTTTCGTTATTTGCGTTCATATTTACCAGTATTGGGATGATTGCGAATAACGACTTTCAAGGGATGGTATCCGAGGCTAGAGTTTTCGAGGGTGGTAAAGCTTCCTATTACCTCGTTCTTGTATGGAGTGCAATCACATTCCAGTTGGGAGTGTTGGGAGGTACTGCTATGCTGTTTTTATCTTCAACCGTGCTTACTGGTGTTCTAAATGCAGTAAGGGTACCCATAACAGGCATTGCAGCCGTCATATTGTTACATGATCCCATGAGCGGTTTCAAGATCCTCTCTCTTGTCGCAACATTTTGGGGATTCACCTCCTATATTTATGGCAGTTCTTCTGCAAGTAAAGATTTCCCTTGATAATTTATAATGATCTCTCCCctctactattatttttttctcctttttggtTTACCTGTATgtctaatttgtatttttagtaAAGTGGTTGGATATTGAGAGTTATGTTAGATATAATGAGTTCAGTATATGCATTAAGAAATGTAATtgtatattttaaatacaataatCTTCGTAAGTTTTGAAGTTTTTTCAATGAAAGATCTGTAGATTGTATGCTAATCTGAATACATGTTCATGAATGACACCACTTCTACGTTCTAAGTAATGTGTACCTGCAGGAAGAGTCTAGACCAGTGGCGAGTACGTTGTTTCCTTGGACAAATTGTAaaacatgaaaacaaaaaagaaagttcTAAGTAATAGGGATTTTGTGTTTCGGGACTATAATTGACTAGAATCTGCCACTCTCGAATtgaatggttaaatgatagtgttACTGAATAGTATTCTATCACTAAGTGGTTGAAACCAATTTCTTTCAAGTGTTTTTCTCTCCAGAGTATTTACTTCTTTGCCTTGTTGCATGTGATGCCCATGGAGCCCTAAAAAGAAGATTGgttcttatttcttttcttctctgttTTGATTTTGTTCTTCCCCAAACTCATAGAATTTATACTGATATTACAATATTCTATGAACTTGCATAATCTTCAAATATTCTCTATGTTAAtatgttatttcatttttaagataatctaaaatttgcaaaaaagagaaacacaaaattcaaaagaaatttataGATAACGAACTAAAACCGGTTAggattttatttgttaataataCTCCAACTGTTTCAACATGCTAGGAAGGAAGAATGtctgaaaaagaaataaaaacaaatacaaggaaatattaaaaaagaaaaaaaaaatcatgatatGTAAcattttcgatttttttttttttttttttttttttttcatggacTAACAATTTTAGCCGAGTTCAGGAATGATAGCAGCAACAAGAATTTGTATATGCATCATGATGAAACAATTGTATAAAATAGTGGAATGATCCTAAGTTTGAATTCTCATACTTCaaaaataatgaagaaaaaaactttgcatTTAATTTATCCTGCTGTAAGCACAAGTTCCCTCAACTGTAGCATCATAATTAATTCTAAAGTTCAAATGTTCTTGGTAGCACAGGTTTGCTCCTCCCCCATTGCTGTCATGACTGTCACCACAAGTTCTTTTCCCTCAGCAAACCCATCCTTAAtctataaaatacaaaatgttaAACGAGATAATCTCTGAAAACAAGCAGAGAATCAATCACAGATGGAGGCAAAAACTCTAATGGGGATTTTTATGCAAACCAAAGTGTGTTTTTACAAGAAAACTGAAGTTTCAGTCTaattaaaaactcaaaaatatcATCCCAGATGTTCCACACTCATTATAAACctaaaagaatattatatatagaaactCTATGAAGCTAATGTTTTGCTATCAATTAACAAAGAGAACTTTCAAACCATCTTCGGAGATGTCTATCAGCTGTTAGCTGGCACGATTAACATGAGGAACCTGTAAAAATAACAACGATTAGCAAATTGAAAACCGAAAAACAGACTTGCAATGCAGAAGGAAAACCCATGAAAGGCAAAACGGAAACAGAAATTTGCCATAACACTTGTGGTATGAAGGAACAATATCTTCAAGTTTCTTCCCATTAAACATATCAATGGCTAAAAAGTGGCACTTTGCATGTCCATGCTTGCCGGTTTTTGAAGTGGAAACTTCAACAATCTATTTTAAAACATTCACCAAATACAAACAGGTTATGAAGAACCGAGAAGACCTTAAGAGTGAATAGTTATAGAACACAAAAAGAGAATTATACATAAACCACATTGTCAGCGAGAGAAAGTTAGAAAGTTTAGCATGCACAGACAATTGCTTCACAAATTGTTGATGACAATTGGAGGCTACATTATAGACCAAGTAATTAAGGTAGGAAATATTACCAAAAGCTTGTTTTAAAATTGCCCCTCACATAGAGTACCAGAATTCCAGTTCGTTTAATTGCCTACTCAGAAGAGCACGTAATACATACACATAGACATGTTTCCACTCTAGtaatgtcaaaaaaataaaataaaataaaatataaaataaaaaaatacatgacctgtttaaatttcaaaacagaCCAAGAAAACGTAACCTATTGTGACAtagctaagaaaaaaaaaaataggggaaGAAATATGAAAACAGAGCAACGGAACAAATTTTGACAGTTTGCGCTGTACACATGAAAAGCAACCATCATGGATTTAATTATTACAAACGGTTGAAAGAATCTGTTTTGGCTTTAGTTATGAATATATGACTGCTTCTGAGTTTCTTTTGTCAATTCTCAAACACAGGAATTTTGACGTGGGAATCAGAGTTTCTATGAAGTTTCAAAATCTACTTATAATGCTTCTGTTTTTTTAGTAATTTATGTATACATGCTTCTGTAACAATATCCAAAGCATTGTAAGGAATTATTGCCCAAAcactaatcatatatatatatatatatatatatatatttatgatagaAATTaacatgaaaattgaaaaaccaaTATGAAGTTTGTGACAAAGGAAAGGACCTCGCAAGGCCTGttcttgatgatgatgaaacCATTCTGGCGAATTGGTACCAGTTTGCCAAGGGAATGTCTTGGAAGGCCCTTCATCTCCCTTTGACTCGAACTGCTGCTCTTCGTCcgacattctctctctctctctctctctctctctctgtgtcttgGCCTTGCAGGTAGACTTTCTAGGCTAAAGGAGCTTAGTTCGTTTTTTTATTTGCAATAATGCTAGGCACCAACAAGTTGTCTACTTGTTTACTAAGTTTCTCGTGTCATTAATTCATtggtttgtatttaattttacttgttacctttataaaataataaatatatatatatatatatatatatatatataaattttatggtgTGTCCATCTTAAAAAACTATAGTTAATATTCATGTTTGTGTGATAGTATTGACAGcagtttcttcaaaaatcatcgTCTTTATAGATGTTCGCATAAGAAAAACGTATGGACGATTGCGCTATagacaaactatatatatatatatatatatatttggtatttGATCATAGAGTATCCTTACCTgaggattaaaaaataataaatattatggattaaaaaataataaatattatctttGTCACATGGTTGCCTGATCAAATTTGGTAAGCTACTTGATTCATGTAAAACTTTTGAGGAAAAAAGCAGCTACACATCAAATCCTGATCTCCAGTTATTTGAATGCTTAGACAAGCTCTCCATCCATGGTCCATCATCCATGCAAGACTTTTGACGTAAAAAGTAGCATAAATTACTCTTTACTTTGCATGTTTGTCAATGGATTTATGCTATATTTGTTTTCAGTGGTGGTGATTATTATCGGTAGAACTCattgatttgataaatattaattaattgtatttaattttttattattttttaaattaaaatttcaaaaaatgaacttgaattATAACCCATCTATCAGCATGTAAAACCAGTTGATGATGTGTCACTATCGATGACAAATAGtacgtttttgttttgtttttttttttttttttttgagagaaattgtagCAGTTATATTACCTAAGATATATAGTTACAAATATCAGCTTGAAGGACATGGTTTAGCCACACAGGCCCATCCTCTAGCCAAGTTTCATACATTGATAAACTAGTTGCATAGATAGCAAGACAATGTGTTGCATTATTCGTTTCTCTAACATTGAAAGAGCACACAAGGTTTGTATGAGCCAATAGCAAACCTTTAATTTCTTCAACTAGAAAACAGGAAGGATCCAAATGATCCCCACCATTATCAGAAGCCACCAGATTAACTGCAGATAAGTAGTCACTGACAATGTCACCACAAGTGAAACCTGCCTCCATACAAAAGTTGATAGCCTCTCGAATTGCAGTAAGCTCTGCATGAAGAATTGACCAAGATGCTTGAAAAGGTTTAGCTATAGCCCCTCAGAAGATCTCCAGAAGCAATCCTCACAACAACTCCCACTCCAATCTTAAAATTACATGGTTTGATTGAAGCATCAACATTTATTTTAAGTATTTCTCCTTGCGGTGGTGACTAATACTGTCTGTTACGTGGTTGACTTCTCTGAACCGAGACCCTCATTGCTTCTTTATATTCACCATGCAGACAAGTGATAGAGTCCAACAGAATAGCATCAGTTTTAACAAAATTGCCATGCAGAAAAGCATTTCTTCTATTCTACAAACTCCAACACGTCCACATAAATTTCTCACATTGGAAATCTTTCAGATCTGTCAAGACCGCACTACACAGAGTACCAAACGAATCATAGATACTACCCTTTAGTTTGTGATAGAAATCAATTTGTTTCCAGAGCTTCACCACACTTTTACATCCCCATAAAGCATGTAAAACAGTATCATCGGCATATAAGCAAATGGGGCACTTACCACTGTCAGCTATGTGCCTTGATTTTAAAGAGTACAAACAAGGAATTGCTTGATTGCAAGAACGCCAAAGGAGCATCTTCACTTTGTTGGGGACATCCAACTTCCAGAGAGATCACCACCATCTCATGATCTGAGGGTTACTAGAACCAGTACAAGTGTTACCTGAGCCGATCTTCCTAGCCTTCCAGTAAACTGTTTTAACAGTGTAGACACCATTAGCATCATATTTCCATGCAAAAAGATCAGAGCATCcaatgttgtggttctctgaccactttagagaagaaatatgagaagaaaaataaaaagaattctattactctcttggaaataaaatacaaaaatacaaaaaacttctctcttggattctcacgtggaatctctctctacactctccaattctctctggaattgctcactcttctctcaagctctctctggaacttattgagcttgctctcttggcttgtgtTTTGCATggaacgggaaggagcctatttataggcaagcatggccacaatcttcaacagcttagcccacaattgttgatcggtgcagcaatggtgtcaagAATGGTGactgtcaaaaatggtggctgtggttggtgtggttggtgcggctgtggttggtgcggctggacttcacaattctccccctccagccgcatttaaaactgatggtcatctgccatctattccagctatgtctctgcatagcttcagcttctcttgagcaacaacttttgttagcatatctgctggattctcttttgtgtgaatcttcatcagtttcagcaactgttgatctattacttcgcgtatccaatgatagcggatgtcaatgtgctttgtacgggaatgatacattgagtttttgctcaaatccatggcactttgattatcacaatgtatcttgtagtcttcttgcttgatgcccaattctgtgagaaaacgctttaaccacaacatttccttacccgcttctgctgcggcaatgtactctgcttcagtagtggataaagcaacacacttctgcaatcttgactgccatgacacagctccccctgcaaaagtgtagagataacctgatgtagactttctattatcagggtctccagccatatctgcatctgtatagccttctaagattggatcacctcccccgtagctcaagcacagcttcgatgtacctttaagatacctgagaatccatttgactgcttcccagtgtttctttccaggatttgaaagaaatctgctcacaacacctactgcatgagcaatgtctggtctggtacacaccattgcatacatcagacttcctaccgctgaagaatatggtactgaagccatctcctctatctcttctttggatgaggggcacaatctcttactcaacttgaaatgatttgcaagtggaatgctgactggtttggctttatccatgttgaatctctttattacccgttcaacatacttctcttgagatagccataaccttctatttttcctgtctcggattatttgcattcccaaaatttgttgagctggtcctaagtctttcatatcaaaagacttagacaattctttcttcagcttactaatcttcattgcatcttgtccaacgatcaacatgtcgtccacatatagcaaaagtgcaatgaagtttccacctgaaaatttttgaatataaacacactggtctgctgcagtccttttataaccttgactcaccataaacgagtcaaacttcttataccattgtcttggtgcttgcttgaggccatacaagcttttctttagcttgcatacgaggttttctttccctgaaacctcaaatccttctggctgctacatgtagatttcttcatgtaaatcaccgtgaagaaatgctgtcttcacatccatctgctcaagctctaggtttagacttgctactaaaccaaaaatgactcgaattgaagtcatttttaccactggtgaaaaaatctcatcaaagtcaattcctttcttctgaagaaatcctttgaccaccaatcgggctttgtgtttcaccacccttccgctgccatctttcttgagcttgaacacccatttattttttagtgccttctttcctgttggaagctcaaccaactcataagtatgatttttctgcaaggattccatctcatcttccattgcttgcagccacttttccttctcttgatgagaaacagcttcctggaaactctctggctccccctcttcagtaagcagaatatactcagattctggaaatctctttgatggaattcggcctcgctcagatctccgaacttgtaaaccactggtttcaggaggtgtaccatcatctgatcgctgtgatggccctgcagctgcttgagaggattgagtctccccctgctcaatatccccttcttcctcctggtctgcttctggtatatcttcatgcacctcattatcttctgtggctatttgtgctggtgctggattaggacaaaaattctcggcactagaactacaattaggagacattttgggcttttcaatgtcttccattttctggttttcatggaatactacatccctgcttctaataaccttctttgttttcgggtcccataacctgtatccgaattcttcatctccatatcctataaagatgcatggagtagatcttgcatcgagcttctgtctgagctccttggatacatgtacataagctaaacaaccaaacactcttaaatgagagtaggagggaatcttacccgaccacattttctccggaatttcaaaattcaacggtactgacggtgatctgttgattaaatagcaggcggcacgaacagcttctccccagaatggctttggcagcttagccatattgatcatacttctgaccttttccataatggttcggttcattctttcggctattccattatgttgtggggtgcgagggaccgtcttctcatgtcgaatgccgtgtcttctgcagtaggcatcgaactccttggaagtatactcgcctccattatctgaacggagacatttcagcttctttcctgtttcacgctctaccatggtatgaaacagtttgaagtaatccagtacctggtcctttgtcttcaggaaatatacccacaccttccgtgaagcatcatcaatgaaggtcaggaaatacttgttgccacctaatgattccacctccatgggaccacaaacatcagagtgcaccagactaagcaactctgatcttctcaatgcagaggaactgaaggagactctatgttggttaccaaacaagcagtgattacaaggatctagcgcagcatccttgcaaacag includes the following:
- the LOC107426807 gene encoding probable purine permease 5 isoform X1, which gives rise to MFAVIVYWVFFSCIPQLLPSYLSCSSSSHCLSWFLSGEGMDELCPLPSVSLWSQISKFQTAAWEEFKRKPISYWILLLLSSSAMLVAFPASSILSRVYYNDGGTSKWIISWVAVAGWPLTALILFPTCFICKTFPTPLNLQLTLAYIMLGFLSAADNLMYAYAYAYLPASTAALLASSSLIFSALFGYLIVKNKITMSIVNAIVVITFAVVIIALDSSSDRYGNVTDSQYIMGFVWDILGSALHGLIFALSELVFVKLLGRRSFHVVLEQQVMVSLFAFIFTSIGMIANNDFQGMVSEARVFEGGKASYYLVLVWSAITFQLGVLGGTAMLFLSSTVLTGVLNAVRVPITGIAAVILLHDPMSGFKILSLVATFWGFTSYIYGSSSASKDFP
- the LOC107426807 gene encoding probable purine permease 5 isoform X2, coding for MQQQQPLLELGEGMDELCPLPSVSLWSQISKFQTAAWEEFKRKPISYWILLLLSSSAMLVAFPASSILSRVYYNDGGTSKWIISWVAVAGWPLTALILFPTCFICKTFPTPLNLQLTLAYIMLGFLSAADNLMYAYAYAYLPASTAALLASSSLIFSALFGYLIVKNKITMSIVNAIVVITFAVVIIALDSSSDRYGNVTDSQYIMGFVWDILGSALHGLIFALSELVFVKLLGRRSFHVVLEQQVMVSLFAFIFTSIGMIANNDFQGMVSEARVFEGGKASYYLVLVWSAITFQLGVLGGTAMLFLSSTVLTGVLNAVRVPITGIAAVILLHDPMSGFKILSLVATFWGFTSYIYGSSSASKDFP
- the LOC107426807 gene encoding probable purine permease 5 isoform X3 produces the protein MDELCPLPSVSLWSQISKFQTAAWEEFKRKPISYWILLLLSSSAMLVAFPASSILSRVYYNDGGTSKWIISWVAVAGWPLTALILFPTCFICKTFPTPLNLQLTLAYIMLGFLSAADNLMYAYAYAYLPASTAALLASSSLIFSALFGYLIVKNKITMSIVNAIVVITFAVVIIALDSSSDRYGNVTDSQYIMGFVWDILGSALHGLIFALSELVFVKLLGRRSFHVVLEQQVMVSLFAFIFTSIGMIANNDFQGMVSEARVFEGGKASYYLVLVWSAITFQLGVLGGTAMLFLSSTVLTGVLNAVRVPITGIAAVILLHDPMSGFKILSLVATFWGFTSYIYGSSSASKDFP
- the LOC132800081 gene encoding eukaryotic translation initiation factor 5A-2-like yields the protein MSDEEQQFESKGDEGPSKTFPWQTGTNSPEWFHHHQEQALRVSTSKTGKHGHAKCHFLAIDMFNGKKLEDIVPSYHKCYGKFLFPFCLSWIKDGFAEGKELVVTVMTAMGEEQTCATKNI